The Arachis ipaensis cultivar K30076 chromosome B05, Araip1.1, whole genome shotgun sequence nucleotide sequence ggtgagggatgagaagaagtgagtggaggtaggtggggatcctgtggggtccacagatcctgtaggggccacagatcctgaggtgtcaaggcatttacatctctgcaccaatttaggcatgcaaaatgcccttgcacacaactctgggcgttcagcgccaggttggtgcccattttgggagtaaagaggttccttattgttagtagaaaagaagaagagaaaaatctgaactcagaaagagagagagagggttcggatttttagTGTGGTGAGGGAGAGacgttagtagatgaataaataaatagaaggggatgagagagaaggaattttctaaaataatttttgaaaaagagttagtgattttttaaaatagtttttgaaaaatgttagtaattttcgaaaattaagatttaaaaattaaaataattagttaattaaaaagagatttttgaaaaagagggaaggtattttcgaaaattagagagagaaagttagttaggtggttttgaaaaagataagaaacaaacaaaaagatagttagttagttgaaacaaattttgaaaagataagaagttaggaagttagaaaagatattttgaaatcaaatttttgaaaaagataagatgagaagatattttgaaaagatatgatagaaattagattttttttttgaaaaagatttgatttttaaaatcacaattaatgacttgattcacaagaaatcacaagatacgattctagaacttaaagtttgaatctttcttaacaagtaagtaacaaacttgaaatttttgaatcaaaacattaattgattatgttattttcgaaaatatgatgtaaaattaagaaaaagatttttgaaaaatatttttttttggaattttcgaaaataactgagaaatttgaaaaagattttgaaaaagataagattttcaaattgaaaatttgatttgactcataagaaacaacttgattttaaaaatttttgaaaaagtcaactcaaattttcaaatttgatgagagaaaaagggaaagatatttttttttatttttgaatttttatgatgagggagaaaaattaaaaacatcattttcatgtttttctcttttatttttgaatcaaaacaaggaatgcatgcaataacactatgaatgtcaagatgaacaccaagaacactatgaagatcatgatgaacatcaagaacacatttttgaaaaatttttaatgcaaagaaaacatgcaagacaccaaacttagaattctttaatgcttagacactaagaatccaagaatgcataggaaaaacaccatacaacacaaaacatgcaaatgcaaagatcaaacaagaagacataccaagaacaacttgaagatcgtgaagaacactatgaatgcatgaaaattttcgaaaaatgcaagatgcacatgcaattgacaccaaacttataacatgactcaagactcaaacaagaaacagaaaaatatttttgatttttatgattttctaatttttttggattttttcgaaaattaattgaaaaaggaaaataaggattctaaaatttttaatatgaattccaggaatcttgcattcttagtctaaagcttcagtccaggaattagacatggctcactagccagccaagctttcaatgaaagctccggtccaaaacactagacatggccaatgaccagccaagcttcagcatgtaattcaggaacagcagcaggtggattagcaacaactagcttgctcttgataacaaattgcaagcctcagtccaaatgaatttagacatggctttacagccagccaggcttcacatgcttcatgaaacactagaattcattcttaaaaattctgaagaaaaatagatttttgaaaacatttttatattatttttttttcgaaaacaaaagaaaaatttttgaaagatttttgaaaaatttttgaaaacaaagcaaaaagaaaattacctaatctgagcaacaggatgaaccgtcagttgtccaaactcaaacaatccccggcaacggcgccaaaaacttggtgcgcgaaaattgtgattacactttaattatgtaaaattcatcgctctttctttccctggtaatggcgccaaaaacatgatgccagtaccatggttcacaacttcgcacaactaaccagcaagtgcactgggtcgtccaagtaataccttacgtgagtaagggtcgaatcccacggagattgttggtatgaagcaagctatggtcaccttgtaaatctcagtcaggcggatataaaacagtaatgggttttcgaaattaattaataaaatagggatagaggtacttatgtaaatcattggtaggaattttagataagcgaatggagatgcttttcgttcctctgaacctctgctttcctgctatcttcatccaatcaatcttactcctttccatggctggctttatgtgatacatcaccattgtcaatggctactttcggtcttctctcggaaaaatgatccaaatgccttgtcacggcacgactaatcgtctggaggcatcacccttgtcaatggtttcatcttatcctctcagtgaaaatgatcaacgcaccctgtcacggcactgctattcatctgtcggttctcgatcatgctggaataggatttactatccttttgcgtctgtcactaacgcccaacaatcgcgagtttggagctcgtcacagtcattcattcatcgaatcctactcagaataccacagacaaggtttagaccttccggattctcttgaatgccgccatcattctagcttacaccacgaagattctgattaagagatctaagagatactcattcagtcgaaggtagaacggaagtggttgtcaggcacgcgttcatagggaatgatgatgattgtcacgttcatcacattcaggttgaagtgcgaatgaatatcttagaagcgaaataagatgaattgaatagaagacagtagtactttgcattaatctttgaggaacagcaaagctctacaccttaatctatggagtgtagaaactctaccgttgaaaatacataagtgataatggagttcattggtctcagccccagaggggaaccggagtaaccaagactactatgatccaaagataaaactcaggatgtcaaatacaatagtgaaatgtcctatttataataaactagctactagggtttacagaagtaagtaattgatgcataaatccattttcggggcccacttggtgtgtgcttgggctgagctttgagtgttgcacgtgtagaggtcctccttggagttgaacgccagcttttgtgccagtttgggtgttcaactctggttttggctccttttctggcgctggacgccagatttgggcagaaagctggcgttgaacgccagtttacgtcatttattcttggccaaagtatggactattatacatttctggaaagccctggatgtctactttccaacgcaattagaagcgcgccatttcgagttctgtagctccagaaaatccactttgagtgcagggaggtcagaatccaacagcatcagcagtccttcttcaacccctgaatctgatttttgctcaagtccctcaatttcagccagaaaatacctgaaatcacagaaaaacacacaaactcatagtaaagtccagaaatgtaaatttaacataaaaactaatgaaaacatccctaaaagtaactagatcctactaaaaatatactaaaaacaatgtcaaaaagcgtataaattatccgctcatcatgtgtCTACTAAGACAATATGATATCAGTATAATTATGATGTTTGTTATGGATTATAATGACTTTGTCTATTGTCATGTATGTTTCTATTGGGTGAATAGATACTTATAATAGTTCAAACATCACCATCATGTATTCTCAGTGAAACCCATCATGCTTAAACAACAAGTTTATGTTAAATTAAacacaattaaaccatactttcATTCATAAGTAACATcatcattacatatcaactaattCAATTTCTCTGATCTAACAACACCTCTAACACACAAGAACATAACACTCCATCTGTGGCTTTACTTGGAGATTGATGTGAACAACAGTGATACACACAAGACAGTAGCCACCACCACTGCAACTGACAGGAACATTATCAGCATTTTCATTGCTCTAACCTCACCCTCCAAGCTATCCAATCTCCATGACACATTCAGTCTCCATTCATCATAGTCCCCACCAACCTCCGCATCAGTTTCCGCCCCTGCTACATACCCGTCTTTCTCAACCCACCTAAAGAAGTTGCAGTGACTTCCCTtctgaattttttcaaaaaaaaaacgaaaatcaATTTCAACTATCCAGCAGAATAGACAAAGGAATATAGAAAACAAGCTTTATATATCATAACCTAACTCACCGGGTATCTGGCACAAGCGTGGAACAACCTATCCGGATTCTCTCTTGTACCGGATTTTTTGATTGTCGTCTTCAACCCACAAAAGCAAGTCTGGTCCTTCATCTTCCTCCTCCGTCGCATGGAAGAGTTCGACTCATGGCTACCGATAGACTGCGACGGCAGGTCACCACTCCGGCTTCCACTCATCATAGCAGCGACTCCTCAAACATACATCGCCATCTACTACGAGAATCACGCACATATATGTTTCAGATTGGGGGTTAGGGTTGTAACATTAGGACTAATTTGACCTAAATAATCAAACATATCTTATCAGCATTAACGGTTGCCATGCTAGACCTCACCACGCTGGTACTTAACGTTCCACCTCAGCAAACGTTAGCCACGTCACCACCTGAGAGGACGGAAGGACAAACTCGATCAACGTGAGTAACTTTCGGGGACTAAAATGGAGATCGGGGTAtcttttagggacgattttgactattaactcgatATATATTTGTATGAAAAACACAGTAGTAatggaataattatttttaaaattgatgTTACTCATTTATATGGTGAAAATAATAGATGATGAATCATGTAAGTCAAAAttgttatttgtacactaaaattagttattaaaattagttaccaatatatttatgtataaatatatgtatagtttaatttatttttaatgtgtatttatattctaaatatattttatattgatgactaattttaatggctaattttagtatacacatAATATAGTTGAATGTAAGTATAATTGTATTATGCCTTACAAGTGGCATAAAATCATTTCAAAAGCTTGAGTGTTAGTTCAACTAATTAAAACTCAAATAATGCTCAATTAATTAAGCTGCTTCCAACTTCAATGGAGCAAATGTAATTGACCTATTTTCAAGGAAGCCATTATTATTCATGTATATGAGTTCACTTGACCTTGATGAATCATCAAAGAGTATCGAGATAGAATGcttgaaaatttcaaataaatgtaatttaaattttaaattttaaattttaaatttttaaaaatttaatgttaaaaatCCTTCTCGGCTTATCAAATAGCTAGATTAGATAGATCCTTGTCCTTGGCATTAACTTGTGTGACAGGATTGACAATAAAGGCATCACAATAACTGGTCCCAAAATACCTTTAATTTGTCCTTGCATAACTATGGGTTTGGGACTTACTATAGCAACATTTTTATTTTCCAAGAACTTCaacagggaaaaaaaaaaaacctaactaCACACAAACCAAAAACAATTCAATGAGAAACtcgtgctctctctctctctctcatggaTTTGGTAGCTAATAAATCTCCAAAGAAttaaattaccaaaaaaaaactccaaagaaataaaataaaaaatatttatttattttgatttttagaaaattttgaattagatACTTTAGTctctaattcaaattaattactcgattggtccctaacaattaatttCGTCAATCACTTAAATTTTTTGTTCCG carries:
- the LOC110271967 gene encoding uncharacterized protein LOC110271967, yielding MMSGSRSGDLPSQSIGSHESNSSMRRRRKMKDQTCFCGLKTTIKKSGTRENPDRLFHACARYPKGSHCNFFRWVEKDGYVAGAETDAEVGGDYDEWRLNVSWRLDSLEGEVRAMKMLIMFLSVAVVVATVLCVSLLFTSISK